In the Novosphingobium sp. 9 genome, one interval contains:
- a CDS encoding tyrosine-type recombinase/integrase, which produces MLEGKRQKSGLTAAWVSRAKPKDKAYKLSDRDGLYLQIEPSGLRVWRMNYRFLGKQRTITFGRWPELLLGEARERLLDARRLLAKGVDPVEHAKLEKIEKMLAAAHTFEAVANEWLEKIAAEGAAAMTLKKARWLLAKLYPAIGKRPIREISAHELLLALKKIEATKRYDTANRARTASSQVFRYAIATARAERDIASDLRGALVTPRTTHRAAITTPIEAGALLRTIDEYDGNPLTRTALRLLAHVFVRPGELRWAEWSEFDLHKRVWTIPGHKMKMRRPHAVPLTRQVVAILGEIEHDAGYSPFLFPSLRSVDRPMSDNTINAALRRLGYGKDEMTGHGFRALAATLLNEMGCWNPDAIERQLAHADGNSIRRAYARGQYWDERVRMMQHWSDHIDQLRDGATVLRPKFGHSGS; this is translated from the coding sequence ATGTTGGAAGGAAAGCGGCAGAAGTCCGGGCTCACCGCAGCTTGGGTGTCGCGTGCTAAGCCAAAAGACAAGGCCTACAAGCTCAGCGACCGCGATGGGCTCTACCTCCAGATCGAACCCAGCGGCTTACGCGTCTGGCGAATGAATTACCGCTTTCTAGGCAAACAGAGAACCATAACCTTCGGGCGTTGGCCAGAGCTGCTGCTGGGAGAGGCGCGAGAACGACTGCTCGATGCGCGGCGGCTTCTCGCCAAGGGGGTCGATCCCGTCGAGCATGCCAAGCTTGAAAAGATCGAGAAGATGCTCGCAGCGGCGCACACTTTCGAAGCGGTGGCGAACGAGTGGCTTGAAAAGATAGCCGCCGAAGGTGCCGCAGCCATGACGCTCAAGAAGGCGCGCTGGCTGCTCGCGAAGCTCTATCCCGCGATCGGAAAGCGCCCCATCCGCGAAATATCGGCGCATGAGTTGCTTCTGGCCTTGAAGAAGATCGAGGCCACGAAACGCTACGACACCGCCAATCGGGCACGGACCGCGTCCAGCCAGGTCTTTCGATATGCGATTGCCACGGCGAGAGCCGAGCGCGATATCGCCTCGGATCTTCGCGGCGCCCTTGTCACCCCTCGAACGACTCATCGGGCCGCAATCACCACGCCGATCGAAGCCGGGGCTTTGCTGCGGACTATCGATGAATATGACGGCAATCCGCTTACGCGAACGGCGCTGCGTTTGCTGGCGCATGTTTTCGTGCGGCCCGGCGAACTGCGCTGGGCGGAATGGAGCGAGTTTGACCTGCACAAGCGCGTCTGGACGATCCCAGGTCACAAGATGAAGATGCGCCGCCCCCACGCCGTCCCCCTCACCCGGCAGGTCGTCGCCATACTTGGCGAGATCGAACACGATGCGGGCTACAGCCCTTTTCTTTTCCCCTCCCTACGCTCGGTGGACCGACCGATGTCGGACAACACGATCAATGCCGCGCTCCGGCGCCTCGGCTACGGCAAGGACGAAATGACCGGCCACGGATTTCGGGCGCTGGCCGCGACGCTGCTCAACGAAATGGGCTGCTGGAATCCCGATGCGATCGAACGCCAGCTCGCTCACGCTGATGGCAATTCCATCCGCCGCGCCTATGCGCGCGGCCAATACTGGGACGAGCGTGTTCGCATGATGCAGCATTGGTCGGACCACATCGATCAACTGCGCGACGGCGCCACGGTACTGCGACCCAAATTCGGCCATAGCGGCTCATGA
- a CDS encoding spermidine synthase, producing MLDDVVLGQATVPNGVELTLVRHGSDFTILLDDNGLMSTQANASEEALAVLTCQQLTERAKPQLLIGGYGMGFTLRAALAVLGNGASITLAEIVPEILRWARGPMKAITNGCLDDRRVHIVDEDVALLIASARNAYDAILLDVDNGPEGLTRRQNDSLYSIAGLERAMSALRSGGILAIWSAFPEAAFTRRLREVGYEVTRLVVRAQAGNRGVRHLIWFARKP from the coding sequence ATGTTAGATGATGTCGTGCTTGGTCAGGCGACCGTACCGAATGGCGTAGAATTGACACTGGTCCGGCATGGCTCCGATTTCACCATATTGCTCGACGACAATGGACTGATGAGCACTCAGGCCAATGCCTCCGAAGAGGCCTTGGCAGTTCTCACATGCCAACAGCTCACCGAGCGTGCCAAGCCGCAATTGCTTATTGGCGGATATGGCATGGGATTTACGCTTCGTGCTGCTCTGGCGGTGCTGGGCAACGGGGCAAGCATTACGCTTGCCGAAATCGTCCCTGAAATTTTGAGATGGGCCAGAGGGCCTATGAAAGCCATTACGAATGGATGTCTCGATGATCGGCGCGTGCACATCGTGGATGAAGATGTGGCGCTGCTGATAGCTTCGGCTCGAAACGCATACGATGCCATTTTGCTGGATGTCGATAATGGGCCCGAAGGCCTTACGCGACGCCAGAACGATAGCCTCTATTCGATAGCCGGTCTGGAGCGTGCAATGTCAGCACTGAGATCAGGGGGCATTCTTGCCATTTGGTCGGCCTTTCCCGAAGCCGCGTTCACCAGGCGTCTTCGGGAGGTGGGCTATGAGGTGACAAGGTTGGTGGTCAGGGCGCAAGCGGGCAATAGAGGGGTTCGCCATCTTATCTGGTTCGCCCGCAAGCCGTGA
- the infA gene encoding translation initiation factor IF-1 — translation MAKEELLTMEGFIEEILPDGRFAVLLDNEHKIIAYTAGKMRKFRIRSVVGDRVHVEMTPYDLSKGRIIFRERGLGQAGGPPKRGSGFRR, via the coding sequence TTGGCGAAGGAAGAATTGCTGACGATGGAAGGGTTTATCGAGGAAATTCTCCCCGATGGGCGCTTTGCAGTTTTGCTCGACAATGAGCACAAGATCATTGCCTACACCGCGGGGAAAATGCGAAAGTTTCGTATCCGCTCAGTGGTTGGGGATCGCGTGCATGTCGAAATGACGCCTTACGATCTTTCCAAGGGCCGGATCATATTCCGCGAAAGAGGGCTTGGGCAGGCCGGAGGGCCTCCAAAACGGGGCAGCGGTTTCAGAAGATAG
- the cheB gene encoding chemotaxis-specific protein-glutamate methyltransferase CheB — translation MTRLLIIDDSALMRRLLTEIFTAAGDFELAVARSGAEALEMLSDVAPDVITLDINMPGMDGLACLDRIMVLRPCPVVMVSSLTTDGAEETLEAMALGAVDFIAKPKGAVSLEIDAIADDLVDKVRAAAKARISRTTRLQERVRARASGTLASRKSRPVRLMPDGAMPLPPLSRVDGETGVIVIGCSTGGPPALDTVLDGLAADFPWPILIAQHMPASFTGPLARRLDRMCALRVQEITGTTPLLPGHAYIGKGDADLILSRRNGHLIALPAPSSSDYFWHPSVDRLVDSAMRLIAPDRLIGVLMTGMGTDGAAAMTRLKQAGGLTIAEAENTAVVWGMPGALVQADGASIVQPLDRIADALTALLPA, via the coding sequence GTGACCCGATTGCTGATCATTGACGATTCGGCGCTGATGCGGCGTCTGCTGACAGAAATCTTCACGGCGGCGGGCGACTTCGAACTCGCCGTCGCGCGAAGTGGCGCAGAGGCGCTGGAGATGCTGTCCGACGTCGCGCCGGACGTCATCACGCTCGACATCAACATGCCCGGCATGGACGGGCTGGCCTGCCTCGACCGGATCATGGTGCTACGCCCCTGCCCCGTCGTCATGGTCTCCTCGCTCACCACAGACGGCGCCGAGGAAACGCTGGAGGCAATGGCGCTGGGTGCAGTCGATTTTATCGCCAAGCCCAAGGGCGCCGTATCGCTCGAAATCGACGCCATCGCCGACGATCTGGTCGACAAGGTGCGCGCCGCCGCGAAAGCGCGCATTTCCCGCACAACCCGCCTTCAGGAGCGCGTCCGTGCCCGCGCCAGCGGCACGCTCGCCAGCCGCAAATCGCGCCCTGTCCGCTTGATGCCGGATGGTGCCATGCCCCTGCCGCCCCTGTCCCGCGTGGATGGAGAAACGGGCGTAATTGTCATCGGCTGCTCGACGGGAGGCCCCCCTGCGCTCGACACCGTGCTCGACGGGTTGGCCGCGGATTTCCCTTGGCCGATCCTGATCGCCCAGCACATGCCCGCCAGCTTTACCGGACCGCTTGCGCGCCGCCTCGACCGTATGTGTGCGCTGAGAGTACAGGAGATCACGGGCACCACGCCGCTGCTGCCCGGCCATGCCTATATCGGAAAGGGGGACGCCGATCTCATCCTCTCCCGGCGCAATGGGCATCTCATCGCGCTCCCTGCTCCCAGCAGCAGCGATTATTTCTGGCATCCCAGCGTGGACCGGCTCGTTGACAGTGCGATGCGCCTGATTGCGCCCGACAGGCTGATCGGGGTGTTGATGACTGGCATGGGCACAGATGGAGCGGCAGCGATGACACGGTTGAAGCAGGCAGGCGGGCTCACCATCGCCGAGGCCGAGAATACGGCCGTTGTCTGGGGCATGCCGGGCGCCTTGGTGCAGGCAGACGGTGCCAGCATCGTCCAGCCTCTCGACCGCATTGCCGATGCACTCACGGCTCTTTTGCCGGCGTGA
- a CDS encoding PRC-barrel domain-containing protein: MADAATATPTLVEADTSGLKVRSRDGDNLGHIKSFMVDKRSGQSDFAVLSLGGFLGFNKSFYPVPFSVLAYDAPADDYVVTIDRRVLEGGPSWANNAPEFNQAYADRVSSYYGTPSAQII, encoded by the coding sequence ATGGCGGATGCAGCCACAGCAACTCCGACCCTCGTTGAAGCGGACACTTCCGGATTGAAGGTGCGGTCGCGCGATGGCGACAACCTTGGCCACATCAAATCCTTCATGGTCGACAAGCGTTCGGGCCAGTCGGACTTTGCCGTGTTGAGCCTGGGCGGCTTTCTGGGCTTCAACAAAAGCTTCTATCCCGTGCCCTTCAGTGTGCTGGCCTACGACGCGCCGGCGGATGACTACGTGGTCACTATCGATCGGCGTGTTCTGGAAGGTGGTCCCAGTTGGGCAAACAACGCACCCGAATTCAATCAGGCGTATGCCGATCGCGTGTCGAGCTACTATGGCACGCCATCGGCGCAGATCATTTGA
- a CDS encoding response regulator, with protein MLPQRTVLVVEDEPLILLGASDMLESAGFQVREAGNADQAMHILEVDRAIDILFTDVDMPGSMNGMGLAFEVSKRWPRICIAITSGRWPAAREEIPAGAVFLDKPYLASSLVKALQGLTG; from the coding sequence ATGCTTCCCCAGCGTACCGTCCTCGTTGTCGAGGATGAACCTTTGATTCTGCTCGGGGCCTCAGACATGTTGGAAAGCGCCGGCTTCCAAGTGAGAGAGGCCGGAAACGCTGACCAGGCCATGCATATTCTCGAAGTCGATAGAGCGATCGACATCCTTTTTACCGACGTCGATATGCCTGGATCAATGAACGGCATGGGATTGGCGTTTGAGGTAAGTAAGCGGTGGCCCCGCATATGTATCGCCATCACGTCCGGGCGTTGGCCCGCGGCCCGAGAGGAAATTCCAGCGGGCGCCGTGTTCCTTGACAAGCCCTACCTCGCAAGCTCGCTCGTCAAAGCGCTGCAAGGCCTTACCGGTTAG
- a CDS encoding chemotaxis protein CheW, translating into MQLLTFTVGERRLGLPAVQVRDILSMPRISRVPHAPRALLGVANMRGTVIPVISVGRLVGQEESGTRRLIVVDVDGLIGLAVTSVAQLVDQRAFDDVSLLDVAELVSRAVPEKRQHQSGGRVIALASRAARQDTVPLVAFTISDQAFALPLSNVDKILRVPDDIARMPNADDVVVGTMPMQGTVLPLLSLAALLALPIRSADHHARILIVRIGTHRVGLLVDAMQSVVRVAETDIDPVPQVLNRGGAEARIQAICRLGEGRGLLSVLATDQLLRGTSWQGCYRAMARNKAT; encoded by the coding sequence ATGCAGCTGCTGACGTTCACCGTCGGCGAGCGGCGTCTGGGCCTGCCCGCCGTGCAGGTGCGGGATATCCTGTCGATGCCGCGGATTTCGCGCGTGCCGCATGCGCCGCGTGCGCTGCTGGGCGTCGCGAACATGCGCGGCACGGTCATTCCGGTGATTTCCGTTGGACGGCTGGTCGGTCAGGAAGAGAGCGGAACCCGGCGCTTGATCGTCGTCGATGTCGACGGCCTCATCGGGTTGGCCGTAACGAGCGTTGCGCAACTTGTGGACCAGCGCGCGTTCGATGATGTCTCCCTGCTCGACGTTGCCGAACTGGTCTCACGAGCCGTGCCGGAGAAACGTCAGCACCAGTCCGGCGGGCGCGTCATCGCGTTGGCTAGCCGTGCTGCCCGGCAAGATACCGTGCCGCTCGTCGCCTTCACGATCAGCGATCAGGCCTTTGCGCTCCCCTTGTCCAACGTAGACAAGATCCTACGCGTGCCAGACGACATTGCCCGGATGCCAAATGCGGACGATGTCGTGGTCGGCACAATGCCGATGCAAGGCACCGTCCTGCCGTTGCTGTCGCTCGCGGCCCTGCTGGCACTGCCCATCCGGTCCGCAGACCATCATGCCCGCATTCTCATCGTCAGGATTGGCACGCATCGCGTCGGTCTGCTGGTCGATGCGATGCAGTCCGTTGTGCGCGTCGCCGAGACCGACATCGATCCCGTTCCGCAAGTGCTGAACCGGGGCGGTGCGGAAGCGCGTATTCAGGCGATCTGCCGGCTCGGAGAAGGCAGGGGCCTGTTGTCCGTCCTCGCCACGGATCAACTGCTGCGGGGGACATCATGGCAAGGCTGCTACAGGGCGATGGCAAGGAACAAGGCGACATGA
- a CDS encoding transglutaminase-like domain-containing protein yields the protein MLIRAGYDIGFTCEQRVPTLAHLSVHPSRHKDLRTPQRLFTTPDVPIYDYVDGFGNICTRFTIPEGGITISCGFVIEDAFEPDAFAPDALQSSIEDLPDDVLIYLLGSRYCETDHLVEIAWGLFGNAPAGWPLVQAIVDYVHEHIRFDYLEARATKSAWDVFQERNGVCRDFAHLAITLCRCMNVPARYCTGYLGDMDLPAPVGDMDFSAWFEVWLGGRWYVFDARHNRPRRGRILMAQGRDAADATLTMGFGTATLSRFEVYTDEDQLKLASS from the coding sequence ATGCTGATCCGGGCGGGATACGATATAGGATTTACGTGTGAGCAGCGGGTGCCGACTCTTGCGCATCTTAGCGTACATCCTTCGCGCCATAAGGACCTGCGAACGCCGCAGCGCCTGTTTACCACACCGGACGTACCGATTTACGACTATGTCGACGGGTTCGGCAACATTTGCACGCGCTTCACCATTCCGGAAGGTGGCATTACGATCTCGTGCGGGTTCGTCATCGAAGATGCCTTCGAACCCGATGCGTTTGCGCCGGATGCCTTGCAGTCTTCCATCGAAGATCTACCTGATGATGTCCTGATCTATCTTCTTGGCAGCCGCTATTGTGAAACGGATCATCTGGTCGAGATCGCATGGGGCCTGTTCGGAAATGCACCTGCAGGCTGGCCTCTGGTCCAGGCGATCGTAGACTATGTGCATGAGCATATCCGCTTCGATTATCTGGAGGCAAGGGCGACCAAGAGCGCTTGGGACGTGTTTCAGGAGCGCAACGGCGTCTGCCGTGATTTTGCGCATCTGGCGATCACGTTGTGCAGGTGCATGAATGTGCCAGCACGATACTGCACCGGCTATCTTGGGGACATGGACTTGCCCGCGCCGGTGGGCGACATGGATTTTTCGGCTTGGTTCGAAGTGTGGCTGGGCGGGAGATGGTATGTGTTCGACGCCAGACATAATCGTCCAAGACGTGGACGTATACTGATGGCGCAGGGCCGCGATGCTGCCGATGCGACCCTGACGATGGGCTTCGGCACCGCCACCCTCTCACGATTTGAGGTTTACACCGACGAAGACCAGCTGAAGCTTGCATCATCCTGA
- a CDS encoding cold-shock protein → MITGTVKFFNADKGFGFIAPETGGDDAFVHISAVERAGMRTLNKDQRLSYDLETDQRGKTSAVNLQSA, encoded by the coding sequence ATGATCACCGGCACCGTAAAGTTCTTCAACGCTGACAAGGGGTTTGGCTTTATTGCTCCTGAAACCGGAGGCGATGACGCTTTCGTTCATATCAGCGCGGTGGAGCGCGCAGGCATGCGCACGCTGAACAAGGATCAGCGCCTATCCTACGATTTGGAAACCGACCAGCGTGGGAAGACCTCGGCTGTTAATCTCCAGTCGGCCTGA
- a CDS encoding Hpt domain-containing protein, which produces MDELLEQFLIEGRELVAQASKDFAALSRDPTDVAAIDSAFRAIHTLKGSVVVFDLGPAERLLHAAEDLLDRVRKGTCALEAAETAALVASLDEVDRWIDDMERDGRLSEDALARSEQAITRLIARAAEPPSHDPIAGNQKWVTRLSERETSIIAGAAGPVVAFCYTPDADCFFRGEDPLAVAEAVPDLLTLAILPATGHGPTPRPLSHSPASASWRASVRPLWTAFALPSDCNPIRCNSPSWRPITGPTSRAQLASIRACCGSNPHG; this is translated from the coding sequence ATGGACGAACTGCTTGAACAATTTCTGATCGAGGGGCGCGAACTCGTCGCGCAGGCGAGCAAGGATTTTGCCGCCCTGTCGCGCGATCCCACCGACGTCGCCGCCATCGACAGCGCTTTTCGGGCGATCCATACGCTCAAAGGGTCCGTGGTGGTGTTCGACCTCGGCCCTGCCGAGCGGTTGTTGCATGCCGCCGAGGATCTTCTGGACCGGGTCCGCAAAGGCACCTGCGCTCTCGAAGCGGCAGAGACCGCCGCGCTTGTCGCCAGCCTTGATGAGGTTGACCGCTGGATCGACGACATGGAGCGGGACGGCCGGTTGAGCGAGGATGCCCTGGCAAGGAGCGAACAGGCGATTACCCGCCTGATAGCACGCGCTGCCGAGCCTCCTTCCCATGACCCGATAGCAGGCAACCAGAAATGGGTCACCCGCCTGTCGGAAAGAGAGACCTCGATCATCGCCGGTGCGGCAGGGCCCGTCGTCGCGTTTTGCTACACGCCGGATGCAGACTGCTTCTTTCGTGGCGAAGACCCGCTGGCGGTGGCGGAAGCAGTTCCGGACCTCCTCACACTTGCCATACTCCCCGCGACGGGGCATGGCCCGACCCCGCGGCCATTGAGCCATTCTCCTGCTTCAGCATCCTGGAGGGCCTCAGTTCGGCCTCTCTGGACAGCGTTTGCGCTGCCTTCCGACTGCAACCCGATCAGGTGCAATTCGCCGAGCTGGCGTCCGATAACCGGCCCGACGTCGCGCGCGCAGCTCGCGTCGATACGAGCGTGCTGCGGGTCGAATCCGCACGGGTAG
- a CDS encoding CheR family methyltransferase: MSGVPSAANIPIALSAEELATVCTLLYRWTGMIFGENKRYYIERRITERMKRTNVTTAKAYLGYVGAHLAEREALINAFTINETYFYREEHQLAALSRDILPDLVQTKRAGDLVRIWSMPCSTGEEAYSIALWLLENWPLVDAYNVEIVGSDIDTGAIAKAQEGHFAERALARLPDIVRESYFEPEHGHRRRIIQDLRESVRFVAANIIDASSLSGLGLFDVILCRNLLIYFDDSSRLIAANNLFDALNPGGTICLGHSESMGRISDRFTLSRLPDAIVYQKP; this comes from the coding sequence GTGAGCGGTGTCCCCTCTGCCGCGAACATACCGATCGCCCTATCGGCAGAGGAACTGGCGACGGTCTGCACCCTGCTCTACCGCTGGACGGGCATGATCTTCGGCGAGAACAAGCGTTATTATATCGAGCGCCGCATCACCGAGCGGATGAAGCGCACCAACGTCACCACGGCGAAGGCCTATCTCGGCTATGTCGGCGCGCACCTCGCTGAGCGCGAGGCGCTCATCAACGCCTTCACGATTAATGAGACCTATTTCTATCGCGAAGAGCATCAACTCGCGGCGCTTTCCCGCGACATTCTCCCCGACCTGGTCCAGACCAAGCGGGCGGGCGATCTTGTCCGCATCTGGTCCATGCCCTGCTCGACGGGCGAGGAGGCCTATTCGATCGCGCTCTGGCTGCTGGAAAACTGGCCGCTGGTGGATGCCTATAATGTTGAAATCGTCGGGTCCGACATAGATACAGGTGCCATTGCCAAAGCGCAGGAGGGCCATTTCGCGGAGCGGGCGCTCGCCCGGCTGCCCGACATTGTGCGCGAAAGCTATTTCGAACCGGAACATGGCCATCGCCGCCGCATCATTCAGGATTTGCGGGAATCGGTGCGCTTTGTCGCCGCCAACATCATCGACGCGAGCAGCCTGAGCGGGCTGGGCCTGTTCGATGTGATCCTGTGCCGCAACCTGCTGATCTATTTTGACGACAGCTCTCGGTTGATTGCAGCGAACAATCTCTTCGATGCCCTCAACCCCGGCGGGACCATTTGCCTCGGCCATAGCGAGTCCATGGGGCGCATCTCCGATCGCTTCACCCTCTCTCGCCTTCCGGACGCAATCGTCTATCAAAAGCCGTAA
- a CDS encoding methyl-accepting chemotaxis protein, with protein sequence MALVKKSTLSSRANGPTSDLAKGTPSAKVSATRRPAAKRRSASPTERIDQATQELASGLGEASAAAAELQRTMDQISSGAEEAAGAAQESLGLIAALGTNFRDARSRAEQSRRQTEAVQSSFAEICTQIEGSVAAIELSAQRQLTTVDLMSTLEEAAGNIDEIGAYVADVSDQTSLLALNAAIEAARAGDSGAGFSVVADEVRTLAENSEAGASDIRRLSASIGSEVQRIAAKIRAASTQATSEASLGHDVVARLKVARDDLASLGMNMQDILQTAVEAESATREAERGAEQVASAAEEQSAAAAEAQQAIEQQGSSLEESQQTAEALGDLTEQLQSNAGEVVVEQVAAAAEELSATVQELSGASGQILVALEQISRGTQVQASTTLQANAAMSQIEKSARIAQERAEAANGRITAIVRSVTEGRAMMERLVDGVGTALQEVNGVQGLLAGLNDTTRKIEKIADSLALISIQTNMLAVSGAVEATRAGDAGSGFATVAGDIRKLSRDAADSAERTKDIVRTIQDQMVSVRRDLDQVVGAAEAEIARNRAMVERFALVTAELEDAQASNGAIVASADAMLRSVREVQSGTSQIAEAADLAAAAVREASAAARQQAQGAEALAAAIEEIASIATVLAAQEN encoded by the coding sequence ATGGCGCTGGTAAAGAAATCGACCCTAAGTTCTCGTGCAAACGGTCCGACCTCGGATCTTGCAAAGGGGACACCATCAGCAAAAGTCAGCGCTACTCGCCGGCCGGCTGCAAAGCGGAGATCGGCCTCGCCGACAGAGCGCATCGACCAAGCCACGCAGGAACTTGCTAGCGGCCTGGGCGAAGCCTCGGCGGCAGCAGCCGAGTTGCAGCGCACGATGGACCAGATTTCGAGCGGGGCCGAGGAGGCGGCGGGTGCAGCCCAGGAATCGCTCGGCCTGATTGCCGCGCTCGGCACGAATTTCCGCGACGCGCGGAGCCGCGCCGAACAATCCCGTCGTCAGACCGAGGCGGTGCAGAGCAGCTTTGCCGAGATCTGCACGCAGATCGAAGGATCGGTTGCCGCCATCGAGCTGAGCGCGCAGCGGCAGCTGACGACCGTCGATCTGATGTCCACATTGGAAGAAGCCGCCGGGAACATCGACGAGATCGGGGCCTATGTCGCAGACGTGTCGGACCAGACCAGCCTGCTCGCTCTCAACGCCGCCATCGAAGCCGCGCGCGCGGGCGACAGCGGTGCGGGCTTTTCGGTCGTCGCGGACGAGGTACGCACGCTGGCCGAGAATTCCGAAGCGGGCGCGAGCGACATTCGGCGCCTCTCCGCCAGCATCGGTAGCGAGGTTCAGCGTATCGCGGCAAAGATTCGCGCCGCCTCGACGCAGGCTACGAGCGAGGCCAGCCTTGGTCATGACGTCGTCGCGCGCCTGAAGGTTGCGCGCGATGATCTGGCGTCGCTGGGCATGAATATGCAGGACATCCTCCAGACCGCAGTGGAAGCGGAAAGTGCGACCCGCGAGGCGGAGCGCGGCGCGGAGCAGGTGGCGAGCGCCGCGGAGGAGCAGTCTGCCGCGGCCGCAGAAGCCCAGCAGGCTATAGAGCAGCAGGGATCTTCGCTGGAGGAAAGCCAGCAAACGGCGGAGGCGCTTGGCGACTTGACCGAGCAGTTGCAGAGCAATGCCGGCGAGGTCGTGGTCGAACAGGTGGCAGCGGCAGCGGAAGAACTGTCAGCGACGGTGCAGGAACTGTCCGGCGCGTCCGGACAAATCCTCGTGGCGCTCGAACAGATCAGTCGTGGCACTCAGGTTCAGGCATCAACCACGCTTCAGGCCAATGCCGCGATGAGCCAAATCGAAAAATCCGCTCGCATTGCCCAAGAGCGAGCTGAAGCCGCTAACGGCCGGATCACCGCGATCGTGCGATCGGTGACGGAAGGCCGGGCGATGATGGAGCGGCTGGTTGATGGCGTCGGCACCGCGCTGCAAGAGGTCAACGGCGTGCAGGGCCTGTTGGCAGGCCTGAACGACACTACGCGAAAGATCGAAAAGATCGCCGACAGCCTCGCCCTGATTTCCATCCAGACGAATATGCTAGCCGTTAGCGGCGCGGTCGAGGCGACCCGTGCCGGGGACGCAGGGTCGGGATTTGCAACGGTCGCGGGAGATATCCGCAAGCTGTCTCGCGATGCCGCCGATAGCGCAGAACGGACCAAGGACATCGTCCGCACGATACAGGATCAAATGGTTTCCGTCCGCCGCGATCTCGATCAGGTCGTCGGAGCCGCTGAGGCCGAAATAGCCCGCAACCGCGCCATGGTGGAACGCTTTGCGCTGGTAACGGCGGAACTGGAGGATGCGCAAGCATCCAACGGCGCGATCGTGGCGAGCGCCGATGCCATGCTGCGGTCCGTTCGGGAGGTGCAGAGCGGCACCAGTCAGATCGCCGAAGCGGCCGATCTGGCTGCGGCGGCCGTCCGGGAAGCAAGCGCAGCCGCACGCCAGCAGGCGCAGGGCGCCGAGGCGCTGGCGGCGGCGATCGAGGAAATCGCGTCCATCGCCACCGTCCTTGCCGCACAAGAGAACTGA
- a CDS encoding acyl-CoA thioesterase, which yields MNSAQMHDCSLTIDAHDIDFMGHVNNSTYLKWVQAAIIEHWHRVASPAAVGAYLWIALKHEITYRKPAFLFDRLTANVVLERVRRESAFYDTTIRRGSEVIAEIQSRWCCIDALSRRPVRVSEQVRSCFFPEGENAEEAEVIQTSG from the coding sequence ATGAATTCCGCTCAGATGCACGACTGCTCGCTCACGATCGATGCCCATGACATTGACTTTATGGGGCATGTCAACAACTCGACGTATTTGAAATGGGTGCAAGCCGCGATTATCGAGCATTGGCACCGGGTCGCCTCCCCTGCAGCAGTGGGTGCCTATCTATGGATCGCCCTCAAGCACGAGATCACTTACCGAAAACCTGCATTTTTGTTCGACCGGCTAACAGCCAATGTTGTCCTCGAGCGCGTGCGCCGGGAAAGCGCGTTTTATGACACGACGATCCGACGCGGGAGTGAGGTGATCGCGGAAATACAGTCGCGCTGGTGCTGCATTGATGCCCTGTCGCGACGTCCCGTCCGGGTGAGCGAGCAAGTCAGATCCTGCTTTTTCCCTGAGGGCGAGAACGCTGAAGAGGCTGAAGTCATTCAAACCTCAGGATGA
- a CDS encoding chemotaxis protein CheW has translation MTGGAASERSERFLLFRIGDDSFGLPLDAVEEVLPLPPRLTPLPKAPDFVQGVMNVRGQVIPVIDQARRFSGTAVGSAKPRVIVVRIGSLTAGFIVDAVSEIAQVAESALHEAPDLGTEGTRVFDRVATLGGRDSLVLIVSACELLDRAEQDLLTRLGKKSVTKAP, from the coding sequence ATGACAGGCGGCGCGGCCAGCGAACGAAGCGAGCGGTTTCTTCTGTTCCGCATCGGCGACGACAGCTTCGGCTTGCCCCTCGATGCGGTCGAGGAGGTCCTCCCCTTGCCGCCGCGCCTCACGCCTCTGCCCAAGGCGCCCGACTTCGTGCAGGGAGTCATGAACGTGCGCGGTCAGGTCATCCCGGTGATCGACCAGGCGCGGCGGTTCAGCGGCACCGCCGTAGGTAGCGCCAAACCCCGTGTGATCGTGGTGCGCATCGGTTCGCTGACTGCCGGCTTCATCGTCGACGCCGTCTCCGAAATCGCCCAGGTGGCCGAAAGCGCGCTACACGAAGCCCCCGATCTGGGGACGGAGGGGACGCGGGTTTTCGACCGTGTCGCGACGCTTGGCGGCCGGGACAGCCTCGTCCTGATCGTCAGTGCGTGTGAACTGCTAGACCGGGCCGAGCAGGATTTGCTGACCAGGCTGGGAAAGAAGAGCGTGACCAAAGCGCCGTGA